GGGCAAGGCCAGCGGGCGTATTGTTGTCTTCTAGTTCGCGAACGGTCGACACTTTCAGGCACAACCGTTCTGCAACAACCTGTTGCGTCAGTCCCAACCGCTCGCGCGCTTCGCGCAAACGCTCGCCAGGGGTCATTATCGTTGCTGCAGTATTATCTTGAGTGGCTTCAGTATTCATTAGCTAAGAACTGCTGGTACTGTTTGGATTGTGGAAAACTTCGCGCCAGCAATCCGCCATAACGTGTTACCTCGTCATGATGCCCCGCCAGCGCGGCGAAACGAATCTGTAGCCACAGACTTTCGGCGCTTGCCGTCATCAATGGCTGGTAAATATTCAGGAGCAATCGCGCCTGATCATAGCGTCCGGCAGCAAAGCGGCTGTTCGCTTCCGCCAGAAGCCGGTTTCCTCTGGCGGGATCGTATCTCAGCGCACGGCTGAGCCACTGACTCGCCTCATCCGGCCGACCGGCGTTGAGGAAGCAATATCCCGCGTTCTCAAGTGCATCGGCAACCTGATGGTAATCAGGGAGTTGCGCAGCAGCGGCGAACTGCCGTTGCGCCGCTACATACTGCCCTAAACCACAGAGAAACGCACCGTAATTATTCATTATGCCGCCGTTGGCGGGTGCCTGCCGCAGCAGGCGACGATAACGTGTCTCAGCAGCCTGATTCTCGCCGATGCGCTGCTCGTACAGCGCCATTCCCAACTGGGTCCGGTAATCATCCGGCGCGAGCTGCTCCGCTTTTTGCAGATTGTCGCGCGCGGCGTCAAGATTATTACGGGCCAGATACTCCAGCCCCAGTTGCAACCGCGTCTGCGCCGCCGCGGGACTCACCTGCTTCGATGGCGTTTGCGCACACCCGGCCAGCAGTCCCATGCCTGCGGCCAGCGCCACGGCTTTACCCAGTAACATCCGTTTCATCCCTGATACTCCTCTTGCGAGCCATCCTGGCTCGTCGAATCCGTGACATGTTACCGCAATCTAACGCCTGTGACAGCCCACCGCCGATGGCGGCCTGCCTTGTACGGTGGCAGGTCATCAATGACCACACCGTATGATAAGCCCCGAAAACGCATTTATCACCTGCTTTCCTGAGAAAGCAGGTTGATTTGACATCATTTTCAGACGGTTTTTACCGCAATCGTGTCGCGTTGCATCTTTTTCTTCAACGTACGCTTGGTGCGATCCACCACTTCTCCCGCCAACTGACCGCAGGCGGCATCGATATCATCGCCGCGGGTTTTACGCACGATGGTGGTGAAACCGTACTCCATCAGCACCTTGGAAAAGCGATCGACCCGGCTGTTGGAACTGCGGCCGTAAGGTGCGCCGGGGAACGGGTTCCACGGAATCAGGTTGATCTTGCACGGCGTGTCTTTCAGACACTCGGCCAGTTGATGGGCATGCTCGGTACCGTCGTTGATGTGATCCAGCATCACGTATTCCACGGTCACACGCCCTTGATTGGCGTTGGATTTCTCCAGATAGCGACGCACGGCGGACAGGAAGGTTTCGATATCATACTTCTTGTTGATTGGCATGATTTCGTTACGAATTTCATCGGTCGGCGCATGCAGGGAAATCGCCAGCGCCACGTCGATCATGTCGCCGAGTTTATCCAGCGCCGGCACCACACCGGAAGTCGACAGCGTAACGCGGCGTTTGGACAGGCCGAAACCAAAATCATCCAGCATAATTTCCATCGCCGGCACCACATTGGTCAGGTTCAGCAGCGGTTCGCCCATCCCCATCATCACCACGTTGGTAATCGGGCGCTGACCAGTCACTTTGGCGGCGCCGATAATTTTCGCCGCGCGCCATACCTGCCCGATAATTTCGGATACGCGCAGGTTGCGGTTGAAGCCCTGCTGCGCCGTAGAACAGAATTTGCACTCCAGCGCGCAACCAACCTGTGAGGAGACGCAAAGCGTGGCGCGGTCTTCTTCCGGAATGTACACCGTTTCTACCCGCTGACCGTCAACCAGAATCGCCCACTTGATGGTGCCATCGGAAGAGCGTTGTTCGTCTACTACCTCGGGCGCCCGAATTTCCGCGATCGCCTGCAGCTTGCCGCGCAGCACCTTATTAATGTCGGTCATCTGGTTAAAATCATCACAGCAGTAATGATACATCCATTTCATGACCTGATCGGCGCGGAACGGTTTTTCACCGAGTTCGGCGAAAAAAGCGCGCATTTGCTGACGGTTGAAATCCAGCAGGTTGATTTTTTCATTGCTGTTGGCGGCAACGGCGATAGCGTCAGACATAGCGACGACGGGAGATACGGTTTGCTCAGACATAAATTGACTCATGGCCTCGTTGTTACACGTTATGGCGCGAAAGGGAAACGAATAATAAAGAAACGCCCCGGATGAGCACGTGCTCATCCGGGGCGCGGCATTGTACAAATTTTATAACACCCGCGCTACCTCAGCCGCATTTTTTACCGGGGCAGGCAGTGTTGCGCCGAAATTAGCGGGTACGCGGGAAAACTTCGTCCGCGCTGAAGAAATAAGCGATTTCACGCTCGGCAGATTCCACGGAATCAGAACCGTGCACCGCGTTTGCGGTAAAGCTGTCGGCGTAATCCGCACGCAACGTACCAGCCAGTGCGTTGGCCGGGTTGGTGGCGCCCATGATATCGCGGTTACGCTGCACCGCGTTTTCAGCCTGCAGTACCTGAACCATGATCGGGCCAGACGTCATGAAATCCACCAGACCGTCAAAGAACGGTTTGCCCTGGTGCTCGGCGTAGAAACCTTCCGCCTGCTCACGGCTCAGGTGCAGCATTTTGGAAGCGATAATGGTGAAACCCGCGCTTTCGAAACGGGCATAAATCGCGCCGATTGCGTTTTTGGCAACTGCGTTCGGTTTGATAATAGAGAAGGTACGTTCTACCGTCATATTGGCCTCATCCAACAACATTATTCAGTAACAGCCGGTTATACCCTAAATAATTCGAGTTGCAGGAAGGCGGCGACGCAGCGAATCCCTGGGAGCTTACATAAGTAAGTGACCGGGGTGAGCGACAAATCGGCTCTCGCCGATTTGAACGCTGCTTGCAGCGGCCCGTATAGGGCGAGGCCCATTGATGGGCCGAGTAAGAAAGCCAACGCATCTGCAACCTGAAGTATGACGGGTATAGATAAAATTATAATACCAGCCAGTGCAAAGTGGCGCAGATTATAGAGGTACCGCCACGACTTTCCCATCGGGAAAATAACATTTTCGTAAAAAAAATTTATCCTGATTACCCCTACGTATATAACAGGATTGATCCGGACAGCACGCCAACGTCAGGCGTGTTGCCCAAAGCCAGAAAATTCCAGACAATGCAATATCTTGTCTCATTCTGGGCCGAAGAATCGGCTCACACGGGGAGGTTTTATGTCCACATCCGCCGCCGGACTGTTTGTTAGCGCGTCCTGGCTGAACGCCCATCGCCACGATGCAGATATCGCCCTGATTGACGCCCGCATGTTGCCGCCGGGCAACGATACACGCGATATCGCCGCCGAATACCAGGCGGCGCATCTACCGGGCGCCGTATTTTTCGATATCGAATCCCTTTCCGACCATCAGACTCCACTGCCGCACATGATGCCGGACATCGACGCTTTCGCCGACGCGCTGGGTAAACTGGGGCTGAACGAACAGCAGCATCTGGTAATTTACGACGAAGGCAACCTATTTTCCGCACCACGCGCCTGGTGGATGCTGCGGCTGACGGGCGCTTCGCGCATTTCGATTCTGAGTGGCGGGCTGGTGGGCTGGAAACAGCAGGGGCTGCCGCTGGAACAAGGCGACGTCTCGCCGACCGCCCAGGTGTTCCACGCCCGGCCGCCTGCCGTCGGCGCGATTCGTTCGCTGGATGACGTGCTGGCCCTGTGCCGCACCGGCGACGAGCAGATTGTTGATGCCCGCCCCGCGCCCCGTTTTCTCGGCGAGGTGGACGAACCGCGGCCGGGGCTGCGTCGTGGCCACATTCCGGGGAGTTTCAACGTTCCGTGGAGTGTTCTGGTTGAAGGCGGCGCACTGAAACCGGCGGACGAACTGGCCGCTATCTTTCATCAGGCCGGCGTCGACATTCAACGCCCGATTGTCGCCAGTTGCGGCTCCGGCGTGACGGCATCGGTGGTGATGCTGGCGCTGTTTGTGCTCAATGCGCCGCAGGTCTCGCTTTACGACGGTTCGTGGAGCGAATGGGGCGCCCGCGACGATGTGC
The DNA window shown above is from Dickeya dadantii NCPPB 898 and carries:
- the pilW gene encoding type IV pilus biogenesis/stability protein PilW; translated protein: MKRMLLGKAVALAAGMGLLAGCAQTPSKQVSPAAAQTRLQLGLEYLARNNLDAARDNLQKAEQLAPDDYRTQLGMALYEQRIGENQAAETRYRRLLRQAPANGGIMNNYGAFLCGLGQYVAAQRQFAAAAQLPDYHQVADALENAGYCFLNAGRPDEASQWLSRALRYDPARGNRLLAEANSRFAAGRYDQARLLLNIYQPLMTASAESLWLQIRFAALAGHHDEVTRYGGLLARSFPQSKQYQQFLANEY
- a CDS encoding bifunctional tRNA (adenosine(37)-C2)-methyltransferase TrmG/ribosomal RNA large subunit methyltransferase RlmN, translating into MSEQTVSPVVAMSDAIAVAANSNEKINLLDFNRQQMRAFFAELGEKPFRADQVMKWMYHYCCDDFNQMTDINKVLRGKLQAIAEIRAPEVVDEQRSSDGTIKWAILVDGQRVETVYIPEEDRATLCVSSQVGCALECKFCSTAQQGFNRNLRVSEIIGQVWRAAKIIGAAKVTGQRPITNVVMMGMGEPLLNLTNVVPAMEIMLDDFGFGLSKRRVTLSTSGVVPALDKLGDMIDVALAISLHAPTDEIRNEIMPINKKYDIETFLSAVRRYLEKSNANQGRVTVEYVMLDHINDGTEHAHQLAECLKDTPCKINLIPWNPFPGAPYGRSSNSRVDRFSKVLMEYGFTTIVRKTRGDDIDAACGQLAGEVVDRTKRTLKKKMQRDTIAVKTV
- the ndk gene encoding nucleoside-diphosphate kinase, which translates into the protein MTVERTFSIIKPNAVAKNAIGAIYARFESAGFTIIASKMLHLSREQAEGFYAEHQGKPFFDGLVDFMTSGPIMVQVLQAENAVQRNRDIMGATNPANALAGTLRADYADSFTANAVHGSDSVESAEREIAYFFSADEVFPRTR
- the sseA gene encoding 3-mercaptopyruvate sulfurtransferase, which encodes MSTSAAGLFVSASWLNAHRHDADIALIDARMLPPGNDTRDIAAEYQAAHLPGAVFFDIESLSDHQTPLPHMMPDIDAFADALGKLGLNEQQHLVIYDEGNLFSAPRAWWMLRLTGASRISILSGGLVGWKQQGLPLEQGDVSPTAQVFHARPPAVGAIRSLDDVLALCRTGDEQIVDARPAPRFLGEVDEPRPGLRRGHIPGSFNVPWSVLVEGGALKPADELAAIFHQAGVDIQRPIVASCGSGVTASVVMLALFVLNAPQVSLYDGSWSEWGARDDVPVVTG